In the Manis javanica isolate MJ-LG chromosome 14, MJ_LKY, whole genome shotgun sequence genome, one interval contains:
- the PCBD2 gene encoding pterin-4-alpha-carbinolamine dehydratase 2 isoform X4, whose amino-acid sequence MSRVALQAEKMNHHPEWFNVYNKVQITLTSHDCGGLTKKDVKLAKFIEKAAASV is encoded by the exons ATGTCCCGAGTTGCCCTACAAGCAGAGAAGATGAATCATCACCCGGAATGGTTCAATGTGTATAACAAG GTCCAGATAACTCTCACCTCCCATGACTGTGGTGGACTGACCAAAAAAGATGTGAAACTGGCCAAGTTTATTGAAAAAGCAGCTGCTTCTGTGTGA
- the CATSPER3 gene encoding cation channel sperm-associated protein 3 — MSQHFCQDHTRVLSSSLFSDPSVMFSGGLGNLQKKDTQCQAFVRRIIMSPLFKRIMISTVTINAFFLVLWTDYKTRYNMYGVYEVSEIIFVSIYSSEFCMKLYMDPIYYGKDGYNLLDVVIIIIIFIPYGLRKIKGKHYPYLSIADGMQSLRILKLITYSRGIRTLVSAVRQTVYTVASVVALLFVLMYIFAILGFCLFGDPDGGDPNNWGNLAAAFFTLFSLATVDGWTDLQQQLDKRHFTSSRTFTIVFILLASFVFLSMFVGVMIIHTEAFIKKFKQELMVERQLTLMEKKQVLLKLQQEEVSRLLQTQKHVDYESFSKLVENFKRTLRHTDPMVLDDFGTSLPFIDIYLSTLDKQDTTVYKLQELYYEIVHVLRLMLEELPQKNESQSSEKMEEQ, encoded by the exons atgtctCAACATTTTTGCCAGGACCACACGAGAGTCCTTTCTAGTTCACTGTTCAGTGACCCATCTGTGATGTTCTCTGGGGGACTCGGGAACTTGCA GAAGAAAGATACTCAATGTCAGGCATTTGTGAGGAGAATCATAATGAGTCCTCTCTTTAAGAGAATTATGATTAGCACCGTCACAATAAATGCCTTTTTTCTGGTCTTGTGGACTGATTATAAGACAAGATACAACATGTATGGAGTTTATGAG GTCTCAGAAATCATCTTCGTGTCCATCTACAGTTCTGAGTTCTGCATGAAACTCTACATGGACCCCATCTACTATGGGAAGGATGGCTACAACCTGCTAGATGTGgtcattatcatcattatcttCATCCCCTATGGCCTCCGCAAGATAAAGGGCAAGCACTACCCCTACCTCAGCATCGCTGATGGCATGCAGTCCCTGCGGATCCTCAAGCTTATCACCTACAGCCGTGGCATCCGG ACGCTCGTCAGCGCTGTGCGGCAAACAGTCTACACCGTGGCGTCCGTGGTCGCTCTGCTCTTCGTCCTGATGTACATCTTCGCTATCTTGGGCTTCTGCCTATTTGGAGATCCGGATGGGGGTGATCCGAATAACTGGGGGAACCTGGCTGCGGCCTTCTTTACCCTCTTCAGCTTGGCCACG GTTGATGGCTGGACAGACCTGCAGCAGCAGCTGGATAAACGGCATTTCACCTCGAGCCGGACGTTCACCATCGTCTTCATCCTGCTCGCCTCTTTCGTCTTCCTCAGCATGTTTGTGGGCGTGATGATCATTCACACTGAG GCTTTCATTAAAAAGTTTAAGCAGGAGCTGATGGTGGAGAGACAGCTGACCCTCATGGAAAAGAAGCAGGTGCTTCTGAAGCTGCAGCAAGAAGAGGTCAGCAGGCTGCTGCAGACACAG AAACACGTTGACTATGAAAGTTTCAGTAAACTGGTAGAGAACTTCAAGAGGACCCTGCGGCATACTGACCCCATGGTCTTGGACGATTTTGGCACCAGCCTGCCCTTCATCGACATCTACTTGTCCACTCTGGACAAGCAGGACACTACGGTCTACAA GCTTCAAGAGCTGTACTATGAGATCGTGCATGTGCTGAGACTGATGCTTGAAGAGCTGCCGCAGAAGAACGAGTCCCAGTCTTCAGAAAAGATGGAGGAGCAGTAG